In Candidatus Polarisedimenticolia bacterium, the DNA window GTGCAGGCGAACCTGGCGGCCTGCAGCGCCCCGGCGCGCGCCGCCGGCGAGGCCTTCAACATCGCGTGCGGCGAGTGCTACTCGCTGCTCGACCTGCTGCGCGAGCTGCAGACGCTGTCGGGAATGAGCCAGCCGCCGCGCTTCGAGCCTTCGCGAAAGGGGGACGTGCGCGACTCCCTGGCCGACATCCGCAAGGCCGAGGATTTCCTGGCCTACGGCCCCCGGATCTCCTTCCGCGAGGGGCTCGCGCGTACGCTGCTCGCCTCGGGTCTGACGGGGACCGCATGAGGCTGTCGGTCGTCATTCCGGTGTACAACGAGGAGAAGACGGTGGAGGCCATCCTGGGCCGGGTGGCGAGCGCCCCGGGAGTCTACGAGATCGTGGTGGTGGACGATGCTTCCACCGATGGCACCCCGGCGGCCCTCGCCCGAGTGAGCGATCCGCGGATCCGGGTCACCCGCCACGCCGTCAACCGTGGCAAGGGCGCGGCGCTGCGCACCGCCTTTGGCCTGGTGAGCGGCGATGTCGTGGTGGTGCAGGACGCCGATCTGGAGTACGACCCCAAGGACTATCCGCGGCTGCTTGAGCCGATCGAGGCGGGCCTGGCGGACGTGGTGTATGGCTCGCGTTTCACCGGCGAGACGCACCGTGTGCTCTATTACTGGCATTACGTGGGGAACCGCTTTCTCACCACGCTCTCCAACATGTTCACGAACCTGAACCTGACCGACATGGAGACCTGCTACAAGGCCTTCCGGACGGACGTCCTGCGAGCGCTCGATCTGAAGTCGGAGCGCTTCGGCATCGAGCCGGAGATCACCTCCAAGATCGCGCGTCACGGATGCCGCGTCTACGAGACCTCGATCTCCTACCATGGCAGGAACTACGCCGAGGGAAAGAAGATCACCTGGCGCGATGGCTTCGCCGCCATCGGCGCCATCCTGCGCTTCGGATTCTTCGAGTAGCGGGGATTGAGCGCCGCGTGGACAAAGGTGTGCGCTCGA includes these proteins:
- a CDS encoding glycosyltransferase family 2 protein translates to MRLSVVIPVYNEEKTVEAILGRVASAPGVYEIVVVDDASTDGTPAALARVSDPRIRVTRHAVNRGKGAALRTAFGLVSGDVVVVQDADLEYDPKDYPRLLEPIEAGLADVVYGSRFTGETHRVLYYWHYVGNRFLTTLSNMFTNLNLTDMETCYKAFRTDVLRALDLKSERFGIEPEITSKIARHGCRVYETSISYHGRNYAEGKKITWRDGFAAIGAILRFGFFE